The window CAGGCTTCTAGCCACAACAATGCAGAGGACAAAGGCACACCCTACATTTCCTGCCGAGGACGGAGACCAAATCCTCGGAATCATGTTTTAGTCCTGCATTGCAAGATAATATTGTGCATGGTACCTCTTGCAAGCTTCTAGCCACAACAATGcagaagacaaaggcacaacctacATTTCCTGCCGAGGACGGAGACCAAATCCTCGGAATCATGTTTTAGTCCTGCATTGCAAGATAATATTGTACCATGGTACTTCTTGCAAGCTTCTAGCCACAACAATGCagaggacaaaggcacaacctacATTTCCTGCCGAGGACGGAGACCAAATCCTCTGAACCATGGGGTCTGGGCACCATGCAGAAGGCCAGAACGCCTTGACAACACTGTGGGTGATCCATCTGCAGGTCTAACCCATGACTTGAATCACTATGCGGAAATTCTCTTTTTGAGTCAATGATTTACCAGACAAAGGAGTGTCATTTTTAGATAATTTATTTCATGTTCAGACTATTTACATCACAGATACACCAAGGACATTCCAGTATGTCTAAGCATATACTCCATAACAACCAGACAAGAAAAAACATTGATAGGTACATGGTTACTTTAGCCCAACAATCAAAGGGCCATTCTTGACAATGCAGCTTTCCTAGCCATTTTGTAGCAAGCAGCCACATGACCAGTTGACATCAGGACGTCATCATTGTTACGCCTTTTGGCCAAAAACTAGAAGAGGTATTGAAGAGGCACTTTGTTGTAGAATACATAATACAGCAGTGGTGTTGCCAGCAGAGCTTCATTCTCTGCCTCTGCATGAATTCCTTTCACAATTCAATATTGGTGCATCTCTATTCATTAAGATTTTTTCTAGTCTCCTTTCGAACCCATTCCTTTACTAGATGGCAATTCGAGCATTGCATCATCCAACTTCATTTCAGTGATTTCTAAGTCCAGATCTAAATCTATATCTAAATCGCCTCCAAGAACTGGCCCAACAGCACTTTCATTATCACCTGAACCTGTACTATCAACAGTTTCAGATGCACTTCCATGATTGCCTGAACCTGTATGATCAACAATTTCAGTTGCTGCACCAACCAGATCATCAGATTTAGGAACATCAGATTTAGAAATGACTGACGTATCCTCAGTTTTTACAATATCTGTCTCTTGTTGTTTTACACTACTTTCAGCAGTGCTACTTTCAATAGGTTTGTCATCGACACTTTCAACCATGGCCTCAGACAATGCAGGCTCAAGGTCTGGTTCATTAACTTTTTGGCTGTCTAGTTTATCATCAGATGCAGTGTCTGTATTTAGGGTAACTGGTTTAGAGTCAGAGTCCATTGCACTTGTTGGGGTATCAGCCTCCTTCGCCAGTGAACTTGGCACAGGAGATATTGCCCGAGTGGCTACTGGTTCTGGTGGTATCTCCTCTTTCTCAGGCACTAAATTCTCCATTGCTGATGTCACCTGGTTGATGTTCACAGTACCAATTTTGCCCTGAAATAGAATGCAAGACAACTGAGGActgcagaagaaaaagaaatctaCATGATACTAGTAGACTTGATCAAGGACATCCTTTACAGAACTACGCAATGCTCTCATCAATTGAGAGGTGTTCAAAGTACTGTGGTGTCTCCCTAAGGATACAGTAGCCTCTTGGTAGAGATGTTCATTGGATGGTTCCACCACACCAAATTTGTTCCCTATGAGATGTTATAGTATAGCACAGGGACTGACCTCAAGTATACACTCCAAACATTTCCAACAGGGTCAAGAAATCTTTAATGAAATAGTCTTATTTTAATGTCACATTTGGCACTTACTAGTTTTGCCAGATCCAAGACAGTCACCCCAAGAGCCTGAGCCACTGCGGTTGGGGGAAATAAGGCCTGTAAACACTTATTGATGAATGGGAGAAGTTCTCTGGCAAAAACATGGCAGAACTGACCGAAGGCATCCTTCTCTCTGTGGTCGAATACAGACTCTTCAGCCCTGAGAGAAAGCAAAGAACAACTTTTAAAAACTCATTAGAAATCAACACGCAAAGTTTCAATTGTCATAGATACTTCTCGTGTCAGAAGTAAATGCTGCAATTCTCAAACTGTGTTTGAGACAAGCATGCAATGTATCCTTGATATATTCTTTTTCAACAAGATTTGAGCACTCCAAATACAGTCTATCTGTCTCTCCAACAGTGTGCCTAAACCATCTTCGATGATGTGATACATGATCATGCAAAATAAGAACTAGCATGATATCATTTTTAGAGGTGAACCTAATTCTAGTTCAATAAACTTTAATGTACATGATACATGACTCACAATCCAAAGTTCTTCTTCAAGAATATTACGCACATGaattagccaatgactgtgccAACACTTCAGATAGGCACAAAGTTCTAGATTCtacatttcaatgaaatatgtTAGAAATATCAATTTGTCAAAATGAGCTACCTGTGGAATGCCAGTATAATCCTGACCACTTCCTGGAGCGACTTCTGTACCTGCAGAGCAACACGACCAGCAAGTGATATGGGAGCACACAGCCTCAGGTCATTGAAGGCAGTCAGTATGTTGTTACAGTAGGCTGCCAACGGTTGGAAATCTAGAAGAATCATAGGAGGAGACAGGTGCAaactctgaaattgaaaagttgtcattgtGTTTATTGAGTCCTATCGTAAAAACGAAAACTGAACGTCACATACAGATTTTGAAGATTGCAGACGAGGCAGACCACAACAAAGAAAGGCTTGTAAAGAAAGATGTGTAAGCACTGAGAGAATGTCTGACcagcaaaacaaaacaaacttgtCTCACCTGTGAGGCATATGAATATGGAGACGACACCGTAGACGTAGCAAGGAGACTGTACGACTGCATCGACTCCTCAAACCTCTTATTGGCATCCACAAGAATAGAGTGCAACCCATCCATCGCCGCTCTCTGAAAGATTGGCGGTAGGAGGCCTCTGAAGTCCGCACCCACTCTGCTGAAGGAGAGGCCAAAGTACATGCACTGGCCGATGAGGGAGTCCAAACGACCACCAACACCTTTGTTCAGGTCCATTTGTAGAGTGTCCAAAAACTGTGAAACCTGCGGAATAGAAGTGATGCAAAAATTATATTGCCACCGTGGATAAGTCACTACTCACTGAGCTTACCACTTGGCTTCAGACACAGTCTTAACCACTGGCAACTACAATTTTGTATGGTATCATCAGATCTATTGTTGGCAATGGTCACAGGGATCATGCTTATACATAAAGAGTCGGTCCTCGAATCAGAAAGAAGAAATGTTACCTTCTTGACAACCCAACCATGGAAGAGTGTGGCTTCGTTTGTACTGTCATCTCTGGCTGACATCAGAGGGTCATCGTCGGAGAAGATGGCACGATACTGGGTGATGATGTCGAACAAGTGCACACGACTTGCTTCTATTGTCTTTGTGATATGATAGTAGGCTGTAGAGTAAGAGAATAGACATTATGGGTTTATTTGTAAAGTGAAGGAGTTTTGGAGATTTGTTCTGAGACACAGAAAAGGCAGCCTCCTTCAAATGAAAATCTCCCTTCATCCGCACCCGAACACCCCAATATTTCAGCAATGTCCTGGTAACATCATataacaaaatatcatttcaagaACATCATACTCGGTGCTACTTACCATCATCTTTGGGGATGCCACTCAATATACTCTGAAACCACGAATCTCTCGCCTGCAACAAAGCAAGAGAAATGCAATTTACATGCTAAATTGTGGTACTACTTGCCAAAGAAAGCAGACTTTGATCACTAGACCGAATGATAAGATCAGGTGACTGGGGCCATGAAATTGCAAATGATACAGGACTGAAATGCAATAaaaa is drawn from Lineus longissimus chromosome 1, tnLinLong1.2, whole genome shotgun sequence and contains these coding sequences:
- the LOC135494299 gene encoding conserved oligomeric Golgi complex subunit 8-like translates to MASLDVEDAGILSTIFKESFPESWRDNPDFAQYLAELSSYGVDKLAREPDRLAEERSQILEQTQDLAFHNYKTFIQTAECSREIFQDFQIIEKHVSELLDKLPEFSSECNGFLGKAQEINISRRMNSLTLQRHTQLLEILEMPQLMDTCVRNGYYEEALELAAHVKRLEKKHASIPVIQGIVNEVKGSTQLMLTQLVQQLRTTIQLPACLRVIGYLRRLDVFSEAELRIKFLQARDSWFQSILSGIPKDDAYYHITKTIEASRVHLFDIITQYRAIFSDDDPLMSARDDSTNEATLFHGWVVKKVSQFLDTLQMDLNKGVGGRLDSLIGQCMYFGLSFSRVGADFRGLLPPIFQRAAMDGLHSILVDANKRFEESMQSYSLLATSTVSSPYSYASQSLHLSPPMILLDFQPLAAYCNNILTAFNDLRLCAPISLAGRVALQVQKSLQEVVRIILAFHRAEESVFDHREKDAFGQFCHVFARELLPFINKCLQALFPPTAVAQALGVTVLDLAKLGKIGTVNINQVTSAMENLVPEKEEIPPEPVATRAISPVPSSLAKEADTPTSAMDSDSKPVTLNTDTASDDKLDSQKVNEPDLEPALSEAMVESVDDKPIESSTAESSVKQQETDIVKTEDTSVISKSDVPKSDDLVGAATEIVDHTGSGNHGSASETVDSTGSGDNESAVGPVLGGDLDIDLDLDLEITEMKLDDAMLELPSSKGMGSKGD